TTATTTGAAATACGAAGTAAAAGTTGAGGATTGGATGAGGAAAGAGCGGAAACATAACTTGCAGACTCTAGAAACAAGTCTTTTCGCCCTGCCGGCTGTTTTGCTGGTTGTGCTAATGATATATCTACCGTTTGTATTAAGCGGTTATTTTTCATTTACTGAATGGAATGGAATTGATAAGGAGCCTGTTTTTATTGGTTTTGAAAATTTCAGAAGGCTCTTCCTGGGAGGGGATAGTTTCATCTCCTCTCTGGGATTCACACTGAAATTCACTGTATTATCAATGATTCTGGTAAATGTCTTTGCTCTGGCTCTGGCTCTGGCTTTAGTTAAGGGATTGAAATCTGCGAATGTATTACGGAGCCTGTTTTTCATACCCTATATCATCAGTATGACCATTGTCGGTTTTATCTGGAAATTTATTTTTTCCCAGGGCTTTGCCAATTTTTTCGAGATTACAGGTTTTTCCATTTTTAATTACAGCTGGCTTGGAGACCCGAAACTGGCATTTTACTCAATTGTTTTTGTGGGAGCCTGGCAGTCTGTTGGGTTTTATATGGTTCTTTATATCGCCGGTTTACAGTCCATCTCCAAAGAAATACTGGAAGCGGCCGTTGTGGAAGGAGCGGGGGCCTGGACCAAGTTTTTCAGAGTGGTGCTTCCTTTGCTGGGCTCTTCCATAACAACTTGTGTGCTTCTCTCTCTGATCAATTCATTAAAAGTATTTGATATTATTCTGGCTTTGACCAAAGGGGGCCCGGGGGGAGCGACATACAGTGTTACCCTGGATATCTATAGAGAAGCCTTTCAGAATAACAACTACGGTCTCGGTTCTGCAAAGTCTCTGGTTTTCTTTTTACTGGTACTGATACTGACGCAAGTTGTTCTTAAAGCATTCTCTACCAGGGAGGTAGAGTTGTGATAATGAGAAGAAATGTAAGTATTCTGTTGCTGGAAGCAGTCATGATCGTTACTGGACTCATTTTTATCTATCCGGTCTTTCTTATGTTTATGAACTCTTTAAAGTCATTTTCCGAGGTGGTTGTCAATGTAATTGCCTTGCCTAAGAGTCTTGAGTGGGTGAATCTTACAACAGTTATTGAAAAAATGAATTATTCTAAACTCTTTTTTAACAATGTCATTATTACAAGCATCGGTATTGTAGGAATTGTTCTTTTCTCATCCTCGGCTGCCTATATTCTGGACAGACGAAAATCCAGATATACCAAATTTATCTATGCTCTGATCATCACCCCTATGCTGATTCCTTTTCAAACGATAATGATCACCCTGTTGAAAGTTATGAATGTGGTCCATTTGTCAGGAAGCACCTGGGGGCTGGGTATACAATACTGGGGTTTCGGGATTCCTATGGGCACCTTCATTTTCTTCAATTTCATGAAAACTATTCCTAAAGATATTGATGAAAGTGCACTGATGGATGGAGCTTCTACATTACGGACATTTTTTTCCATTATTCTTCCTTTACTGAAGACCGTAACAGTGACGGTTATTGTTCTGGATGTCATGTGGATCTGGAATGACTTTCTGCTGCCGCTGCTGATGGTAAACCGGTCTCCCGATACAAAAACTCTCGTACTTTCGGCATATGCCTTTGTTGGACAGTTCAATACCCAGTGGCATTATGCCATGGCCGCCATGGTTTTGGCCGTATTGCCATCGATTATTTTCTTCATACTGCTTCAGAAGTACGTTGTGGACGGTGTTGTTGCCGGAGCAGTAAAAGGATAGCTAATAACACGTCCTGGTTTTGACCGGAACGTTTATTAATAAAAATTTGGAGGATGAGAATGAAAAAAGTACTTTATGTATTTTTAGGTGCGGTCTTAATGACAATCATGCTGCCGGGATGCAGCAAAAAAGCCGCAGAGACAGCGACGGCTCCAGGAGCAGCAGACAAGGATGTAAATATT
This Oceanispirochaeta sp. DNA region includes the following protein-coding sequences:
- a CDS encoding carbohydrate ABC transporter permease; translated protein: YLKYEVKVEDWMRKERKHNLQTLETSLFALPAVLLVVLMIYLPFVLSGYFSFTEWNGIDKEPVFIGFENFRRLFLGGDSFISSLGFTLKFTVLSMILVNVFALALALALVKGLKSANVLRSLFFIPYIISMTIVGFIWKFIFSQGFANFFEITGFSIFNYSWLGDPKLAFYSIVFVGAWQSVGFYMVLYIAGLQSISKEILEAAVVEGAGAWTKFFRVVLPLLGSSITTCVLLSLINSLKVFDIILALTKGGPGGATYSVTLDIYREAFQNNNYGLGSAKSLVFFLLVLILTQVVLKAFSTREVEL
- a CDS encoding carbohydrate ABC transporter permease, encoding MRRNVSILLLEAVMIVTGLIFIYPVFLMFMNSLKSFSEVVVNVIALPKSLEWVNLTTVIEKMNYSKLFFNNVIITSIGIVGIVLFSSSAAYILDRRKSRYTKFIYALIITPMLIPFQTIMITLLKVMNVVHLSGSTWGLGIQYWGFGIPMGTFIFFNFMKTIPKDIDESALMDGASTLRTFFSIILPLLKTVTVTVIVLDVMWIWNDFLLPLLMVNRSPDTKTLVLSAYAFVGQFNTQWHYAMAAMVLAVLPSIIFFILLQKYVVDGVVAGAVKG